The DNA region GTTAGAAGATCAATTGCTGGGTCAGTTGGGCACACGGACCTCCCAGCCGCGCAAACTGGAAGTCCCCAGCAACTACGCTCTGTACCAGAACTACCCCAATCCCTTCAACCCCACCACGGAACTCCGGTTTGACCTGCCGGAAGCGACGCGAGTGGAGCTGAAGATATTCAACACCATGGGGCAGTTGGTGGCGACCTTGGCGGATGAGGTTCGTCCGGCCGGCGCTTACACGCTGTCATGGAACGGCCAAAGTCAGAACGGCGCTTCGGTGGCTTCCGGTCTCTATATCTACCAGATCAGGACCGCCAAGTTCACCGCCGCTAAGAAGATGATGCTCATTAAGTAGCGTTATCGCGATTCGCTGAGCACAAGAAACCCGGTTTGCGCCGGGTTTCTTGCTTTTTATGAGCCTGATCGCAGTCTACCTTGCCCCATCCATCAACGATCCGTGAAGATGATGACAATATAATAATCATCACATATTTACATTGTTACACTATGGCGAGAGCCAAGGAGAATCTGCTTGACTACGGCGTATAATGTTCGTATATTTACGGCTCAACTGCATTGAGGAAAGGACCATGAAAGAGAACTTCCATCCCGGCTACCATATGGTCACAGTAAGCTGTGCCTGCGGCAGTACGTTCCAGACGCGTTCCACCACGGCGGGTGATGTGTTCAAGGTTGAAATCTGCTCTGCCTGCCATCCCTTCTTTACGGGCCAGCAGAAGCTCCTCGACACCGCTGGACGCGTGGACAAATTCTTGAAACGGTATAAGAAGGCTCAGGCGTAATGCCTGGACCATCAAAGCTTTAATGGGCGGGCGGTACGCGGTGTACCGCCCGTTTCGTACGAGACTTTATGAACTCTAATGGAAATCCAATCGTGAATCAGGAGCCGCAAGGCAACACCACCCGCAAAGAACTATCCACGGAGCTGGCTTTGGGCGGTCAAGCGATTATCGAAGGCGTCATGATGCGCAGCCCGGAC from bacterium includes:
- the rpmE gene encoding 50S ribosomal protein L31 is translated as MKENFHPGYHMVTVSCACGSTFQTRSTTAGDVFKVEICSACHPFFTGQQKLLDTAGRVDKFLKRYKKAQA